The Prinia subflava isolate CZ2003 ecotype Zambia chromosome 5, Cam_Psub_1.2, whole genome shotgun sequence genome window below encodes:
- the LOC134550626 gene encoding uncharacterized protein LOC134550626 produces the protein MGFENKNTTFVYKELEAVGQDGLCEGTRNSSVHSEFSGTPQIRDRPRDGNWGQGHPDSAAPSVLPPCGHSGHCSPERCPRLSRHRDLDRDRHRDRHRDLDRDRHRDRHRDQHRDLDRDRHRDRHRDLDRDRHRDRHRDLDRDRHGDTELDRDRHRDAEPERARAGIGTRSRSGPGPGSGRGAAAGPGRDRDAEPQRARAGIGTRSRSGPGPGSGRGAAAGPGRALPAGPAAAVPGAQARSGSGNGGARGAAGPGRGQRGRLRRARRREPRAVEGLIA, from the exons ggtttgaaaataaaaatacaacgTTCGTGTATAAAGAGCTTGAAGCGGTAGGACAGGATGGTCTGTGTGAAGGAACCAGAAACAGCTCCGTGCACTCGGAATTTTCTGGAACTCCCCAAATCCGGGATCGGCCCCGGGACGGGAATTGGGGTCAGGGGCACCCTGACAGCGCTGCGCCCTCAGTGCTGCCGCCGTGTGGGCACAGCGGGCACTGCAGCCCCGAGCGCTGCCCGCGGCTCAGCCGGCACCGGGACTTGgaccgggaccggcaccgggaccggcaccgggacTTGGACCGGGATCGGcaccgggaccggcaccgggaTCAGCACCGGGACTTGgaccgggaccggcaccgggaccggcaccgggacTTGgaccgggaccggcaccgggaccggcaccgggacTTGGACCGGGATCGGCACGGGGATACGGAGCTGgaccgggaccggcaccgggacGCGGAGCCGGAGCGGGCCCGGGCCGGGATCGGGACGCGGAGCCGCAGCGGGCCCGGGCCGGGATCGGGACGCGGAGCCGCAGCGGGCCCGGGCCGGGATCGGGACGCGGAGCCGCAGCGGGCCCGGGCCGGGATCGGGACGCGGAGCCGCAGCGGGCCCGGGCCGGGATCGGGACGCGGAGCCGCagcgggcccgggccgggcgctCCCGGCAGGACCCGCGGCCGCTGTGCCGGGAGCGCAGGCGCGGAGCGGGAGCGGCAATGGCGgagcccggggagcggcggggccgggccggggacagcgggggagACTGCGGCGGGCTCGGAG GAGGGAACCCCGTGCAGTCGAAGGTCTCATAGCCTGA